CAATAATTGTTTGTTGGTGAACAGAACACAACCGAATACTCTATCAATCAATGATGGTCCAAATTCAGCCAAATATTTAATTGATTTCCTTGCTCCTCTATCCAACTCGATGGACTTTGTTTGGAAAGATAAAGAATTTTTGAGGTGGAATGAATTGAACaagtaaataattatttaacacGTGAAGTTGTATGTGAATTAAGTTGGCCAACCTGCAAGGAATTGTATGTATGTATCACTTTCACACATTGCTTGCTTCATTTTAGTGCCTTAATCTATTGTGTTTGCATTACGTAACTAGCACTGAAGTAGCATATTAGGAAGTTACAAGGAAGATGCgctatatatcatatatatgcaTGGGATTGGACCCACTGAAACGCCCTTGTTTGTTTGCATCTACGTACTTAAGCTAGAAACTCGCGATTCATTTTGTTGGTTTGCTTGTCCAATTTTTACTGCACAGATATACCATATATCCCATATCCCATCCCATTGGTTCACATTTTTGCATGCCTTCTCCATCCATCTTGATCATCATTTTCTCATGTATATCCAACTCAGCTCCTtgtatacatatatatataactgaTAACTAGTGTTCTATCTGTCTATTGTTATAGTAGTATATTACGCACAAACATAATACAGTATGGGTGATTTGGGAGGAACAAGTAGCCTAAGCCCCTTATGTTTATGGATTCTGGTTTTCGTCGGTGTTGCTGTTGTGTGTGTGACTGTAAATGTATCAGCTGATGAGCTCCAACGTCTTGAACACCCTGCTGCTGTCAATAAAGCAGATACCAGCTCACTTAGCTTCCTCGTCATTGGAGACTGGGGAAGGAAAGGAACCTACAACCAATCTCGAGTTGCTTTTCAGGTCTctctccttttctttctttttactGCATATTCCATATTCAAGACAAGTTTACTTAcaaccattattattattatttattaaaataaaattcagatGGGAAGAGTTGGTGACAAATTAAACATTGACTTTGTGGTATCAACCGGAGACAATTTCTATGATGAAGGATTGACCGGTATACATGACCCTGCATTTCAATATTCCTTCTCAGATATCTACACCGCCAACAGCCTTAAAAAACAATGGTATAATGGTCAGTCAGTCTACTTCTAACTCAGTTTGCCAACAAACAATACATTATTCACTCACTCTAATTAATGTGATCCATCTGGTTGCTCTAATTAGTCTTGGGCAACCATGACTACAGGGGAGATGTTGAAGCTCAATTAAATCCATTCCTTCACAATATTGATCATAGATGGTTTTGCCAAAGATCTTTTATTCTTCACACTGGTAATTCTTTCATTCACCCAACTTGTCAATTCAATATACGTTCCTGCCCTCCCGCATCCACATCATTAATTAacagttcttcttcttctaataTTAAAACATCACAGAAATCGCAGAGTTTTTCTTTGTGGATACAACTCCTTTTGTCGACAAGTACTTTTTGAAGCCAAAGGATCACAAGTATGATTGGAGAGGTGTGCTTCCAAGGGACAAATATTTATCAAACCTCTTAAAGGTAATTAAGTCTCCTCATCACAGAAATTATTAAGATAAAAGGTGATCTAATAGTCCTTTGTATGGGGGTGTGTGTGTGTAATTCTAAATGAAGGGTCTGGAAACAGCACTAAGAAATTCTACTGCCAAGTGGAAGATTGTTGTGGGACACCATCCTGTAAGAAGCATAGGGCACCACGGGGATACCAAAGAGCTGTTAACACACCTCCTGCCAATCCTTGAGGTTACTACTACTCATTTAAATATAGATAAGGAAACATTGTCCTGGTTATAGAGATAAGGAGCATCATCCTTTATTTCCTGATAAAAAATCTCTCATTTCAAATGGAATTTGCAGGCCAACAATGTTGATATGTACTTGAATGGGCACGACCATTGCTTGGAACATATAAGTTGCACCAGCAGGTCTACAAGTTAACTTAATTTAACTTgtcttgtttgtttgtttcctGAATCATCAATCACCTTTGCAGCCAAATACAGTTCTTAACTAGTGGTGGAGGTTCAAAGGCATGGAAAGGAGACATTGATAAAAATGGAAAAGATGGGGTCAAATTTTACTACGATGGCCAAGGATTTATGTCTGTTGAGTTTGAGCAAATGAATGCCAAAGTTGTCTATTACGATATTTTTGGCAACATTTTGCATGTTCTGAATCTATCCAAGGGGTTACATTATGTGATATAAGTAAGGTCGTCGAATCCACATCAAAGGAGGGTCCTAATCTAAATAAGTTGGGGAAATTTGATAAATCGGGTCTTTTAAGAATGATATATATGCATTGAAAATTTCTATTCAATATCCAAATAATGCTTCACCGCTAATAGTTTATGCGGACTTTATACCGTACCATCGCAGCATGTCTATTAGTGCAACTGAGGAGTGAAGACTACGACATTGGGACATATAATTATATGATGTAGCATGCGTTCATTAGAACTTCTTATATGTAACTAgctataaataaattaatggttCTTGAATTCTTGTTACAATATTGGTTGCAGTATGATTTTTTATCTTCTACTTCTTGAAATGTCCATGGGCCATGAAGCAGCACGTAATAGTTAACAGACAAACAACTTCGGATGGTATTAAAATGCTGGAAGTAGCTGCTTCGTTGACCTCGATGATAGTCTAAAGTTAAAATACTTGCTATCAAATTCATTTTATACGTTTGATTGATATGACAAAACTAACACACGGTAAGTAATAACTAACTTTTATTTACCTAATAGGATAGGATGATCATAAAAGCTGAAACCTGGACTATAAGGATTTGTTACCGGCAAAAAGGATAAGAAAAATGAGCAAAGATCTATCACAACATAACTTTCCTTTCACTAGTTGAATCTAGAGTCACAAATCACTATATACAgataaatttattaacaataGTTGTACCTATACCTATAAAAGCAAGCTACATTAACTTGTATTCTATTGATCAGTACCAATATACACTAAAACAATGCCTTCGGCTATACGGGAGGATGCACAGCTCAATTTAAGACAAAATGGTACCTCGAGTCCACATAGCTCTCAACATCCCAGAGAAAGCAACCAAAAGTCACAGCCTCTAAAACAAGTCTCCTTAAACCTCCAAAGctaattttgatgttttcatCCTTTGAATAATCAATTGCCCCCTCAGGTGTTAAAGCCATTTCGGGTCTTCCAAACAATGCCTCTGTATGCTTCTCAATGATGCTCACAGCCTCCCTAGATCTTATTGTTGCATATCTCTGGAGGGTATCGCCGTCAAAGGACATCACATAGTTACGCAAGGTGGTGGGCTTTATACCATAGCCAAATCCACCAGGACTGATGTCGCCGCCAGGCCATGTAGATACTTCAGGATGAGAGGTCCCTTGAGAAATGTCCACTTCACTACTACCAGGCCCTGCATCATGGATGCTAGTTTGACGAACACTGGTCTCATCTGCAGCATTTAGAAGAAGTTTCATGGATTTCTCCAGCTGGAACCTTTGGTCAATTCGCTTAAGAAAGTAACCATACATCACTGATGCTGCATAGACCTGCCCTACCCTGAGTTTGCTGATTTGAGCAACGGATGATAGATCTCCTCCGGCTCTGTTACCGAGAATGAGAGACAAGTGGTTTTGGATCATCTCATATGCTTGGAGAGAGTGAAGGCGCTCAAGTTTGGCATGGTCTTGGTTTGACCAGGAATCAACTCTACCAGATGGATCTGGGGTTATAGATGGTATCAAAGAAATATTAGCATCCATGAACTTCTGCACAACCAATGTGTACAAGATCTCTTCAAGAGCTGTCCTCCTTTCATTAGCCTTGACCTCAGCAATTCTCCTGGAAAACAACCACGGGTTAACATGATAAACATCAAAGTTGATAAACAGCAGCAGAGCACAGCAGAAGAAAGAGAATAGAAAGAATGGAAGAAACCTGTACAAAACAAGATCAGTGGTGGGGGGTGTGGTAGGAGAAGGATGATCTTGGGTTTGTTGATCAGCATCGCGATCGGATTGGAGCTGGTGAAGCTGCTGATCAACAGCAGCAGGCACAAGATGGGGGTGGTTGATCAAAATCTGAGAAAGAAATTGGCCGATTGGGGATTGGAACTGAAGAGGTGCgacaacattattattattattggtattGTCATTGGTGTGAGAAGAGTCTGGAGAGGAGGAGGCTCTAACTACAAATCCTgctcctcttcttcttcttcttcttcttcttctatttgcagaagcagcagcagcagcaattCGAACATGGCTGTGACCTTGCCTGGGGATGATAGGGATGGAAGTGCATAGCTGCTGCCAACCAATCAAgccaattaattaataattaaaaaaagctGTTTGATTATAATTCCGACTCATTAATATGATTTGATTCAacaataaacataaacaaacaaacatatatatgtATAAGAAAATGCTACTTATCGCGAGACCCGAATCACGAATTTGTCCCGAATGACGTGGCACTGCTAGTGGCACCGATTTGCATCATCTAACCGTTAATTTAATACCCTGTTTGTCTCTTCTCTCTCATCTCATCCCCAACAACAACAGCcccttgttttttttaatgcaatTCTCTTTGCTCCTCTACTGAATTTCTTCCTCAAATTCTTGGCTGGTTGTTTTCCCTCTCTTTCATAATATTTCTCTCAAACTCTTGTAACAAAGATCTTTCTATTACCTCTCAAGACCAGCTAGTTGCTCAATTGGATTTTGTTGTTTCCTTGTTTGGACAAGATGGGGTTTTTAAAAGTAAAGATTTTGATAACAAATTGGGTTTAGAAAGTCTTTATTTTGAGAGTGTATCCAGGGAGATCATTGGGGAATTGGTTGGCTATAGAAGAGATTAATAAATTGAAGCTTCTAAATTGTAAAACAATGGACGGTTCTTACTTTGTTCTTTGTTTGCTGGGCaacaaattaagtttgtttAAACTTGCAGAGGATTGTAACTTTGGCCTCACTTCCATTTGTAGACATGAGCGGTGATGGCAAGCGGTTGCAAtaattttttaagcaatatattttaattttttttggatttcgTGAAACATTCGTGAAGATTTTCCTCGCGATATATAGCAGCGCTGGTAACTAGTAACAATTAACATACATACATACCTTTAAAGAAGCAAAGCGGGATCCGTTTGTAGGTCTTCCAAGGACGATAGACGGTAATACGACGGTGGTGGCTGCCACGTCCAtacggaggaggaggaggaggaggagtttcaactttcaactcaAGAACGAATTATCGCTACGGTTGCTTGCTTTTTGTTCagaagatagatagatagatagatagatagatagatccGTTCGATTTTAAGCAAAAAACGATTTTCGTTAATCGTAGTACAGTATAAGAATTCTATTCTTGCCCCTACCTCCTCTATTTATATCGTCTCGTCTACTTCTCCAACCCTATACATATTTGTTTTTACTCCCTCTATTTTATCTATTTACAATTTCAGTACCTCTgtttctaaattttaaaatatagatttaaatttattatcgaaaaaatatagtttttaattttaaaaaataaaaaatggaaaaagtttCACAAATAAATTTGTAACTTATTTTCAAGTTGAATATTGAATAAggaaatttaatataaaataagttgaataatattaagaaaaatgttaaacaataTCTGAAGCACTTGTTaagtatattaataaaaaaaactttattttgaaCTTGTGTATTCAATAGTTTATACCATCATgtattttcatataattttttgacattGTTCCGTGTTTGAAAAAGAATTTGATATCGAGCAATCTTCTTTCATTGACCACTGTTGTCCACCCCCTCTCTCTCACCCTTCCTCTTCCTTAATTTGTGTGAAAGGCTCTCCACACACCGCCTTTCCTCCTGCTCTCTCAGCCGCTTCCTTGAAGATGTAGCGACGGCCTTGGGTGGTGCGACGGCCGACGATAGTCACCCGCATCACCCCCCGTCCAAATTGGTCGGCTAGCCGCGACTGGTTATGCATCTCACCTCTGGAGAGGGGGTTTCAACGGAACCATACCTTTATGTGTCGTGTTGCTTCGTGGAAGTGGGAAGAATCGACATTCATGAACAAAATTTGGTTGCTCGAGTTTTGTCTGCAAAACAGTGGCTTCAAATCATTGTTGATGGGTGACTCGTGATCTCCAATCACGATCTACAGAAGTTCCCAGTTTCATGGGTGCCGCAACACAATGCAAAATCTCGTGATTAATTTTCAGgatttttgtttattcattGGACCGACAGTTGTTTTGCaagtttaattttgtttacTGTTGTCCTGAACTTGGAAAGGAGATCGCATTCGTCGCCTCTGTCGTTCAACTGTTTTAAAGGGAATTACTTGGATGTTTCTGTGTTGGCAGTTGATTCATACCTCTTTGCGTTGTTTTGTTGAAGCTACTAATGAGTTATACTCATCAAGACCCAATTTCGGTCTGATTTGCTCGAAAGGGCTAGGTACTTAGATACTTTGTGTTGACGGCAGTAGTCATTGGTGTCTTTGGTAAGTCATGTGCTCGTGGGGCTCGACTCCTTTGAGTGATCATCCATCAATCTGGCTCTCAATTGGTTCTGGGTTGAGTTACCAAGTTTTGATTCGTCGGCGGTTGTTACATAGGTCTCACTTTGCCGAGTTATCTCAATATTTGTATCATCTCATGATTTCGGACTATTTAGCTTGAAAAAATCATCATCACTTGTTGCTTGCCGGATACGTTaatacaaaatatcaaaataattatgttttaagTGAATTTGTCCACCACCTTAATAAATTTGGTCAACAATATCAcgttttcttgtagtgagataaataaataaaaaattaaaatattttatgctatattttttttttaattgtagtTTTATGCTGTATTTCTTCATCATTATCACTGGTGTCAATCATCATATTCGCTCGTCATATTTGTCAAAATTGTTATTTAATACTCGATACAATGATATGTATGCAAAAATAATAAGGAGcgacaaataaaaataagaattttaatttatttctttttttgcttaatataaccttttttaaaaaatttaaggcctaaattttaaagttattttaattttaaatgggGGCAAGGAGAGAAGATATTTCCTTTGGTTTGAGTTTGATAGAGGATTCGCGAATGTGTTTCCGTGACGGTTTGAGactagaggtgggaacaggtcaggccggcctacatggccttaaggcctagcctacataggctcaggccaggccagcctatttctttaaatagagcaggccaatgcttttttataagcctatttagctaaaaaggccaggccgcaggccattaaaaaagcctctgaggcctactaggccggcctatttaagttaacatgaataatatttttattacgattattatttatatattaaaatttatactttgattaaattataaatctattaactttttaagtaatttaagtttattaatctacattagtttttaacatatataaatgtattattataaactagaattgaaatatgatgacatatatagtcaaattctctaaaatatcaaatggaacattattttattagttcataagtatatttcaaaataaatataattatttatttaaatatgttcatatgaaataggcttttaaacaggctaacaggccacatcagactttcaaaaggccagactcaggcctagaatttaagcctatgataggccacaggccaggctcagaccttcgattttttgacaggccaggctcaggcttggcaaagcctagctcgacctagcctattcccacctctattTGAGACTCGTGGCTAATGGCTCTGATAGTGATTCGTCCTATTTCCTGAGTCAGAAGAAGCGATGCAAATTCTGTTCTAACTTGTACTGTACCAATTTTGTGGTTCTCCAGATTGGCCACCATTTTGTGGTCCAGCGATGCTGCTGCAATTGGTGGCTTCatgtttttatcattttatgtGATGTGTCCACCTTTTCTACTGCATATGCCATTGACCATTCACGGCTTCACGCCCTCCATCCATTAACAGGAGAACAAGAAAATAATGTAATAGGagtagtaataatttttttttaaaaaaaggttaTTCTTTATTTTGGTACCTGTGGTACATGACTGGCCACCAATGCtgcaattttgttttgttgcttCATGTTAATTGTTAACATCTGTGTGCCTAAGCTTTTCTATTTCATACCGTTTGATTCACCCTCCGTCCATGGCGATcaagaaaaatgaatatttttttattttatttttttataagctcaagaaaaatgaattaatatgTCATGTAAAATACGGCCACTTTGGGAGCCTATGGacatagaaaaatttaaatttgaatttttctatttcttaatattataatattatttctgGTTCtgtatataagaaaaaaattgactttttagattcTTTTTAGAATAGGCatatctagacaataatataatCTAAATACATCGATTctataatgaatctaaaaagtaaagtgtttcttatatataagatcggAGAAAATATTTAAGAGTGTATGAGTTCattcactaaactacttgacaaaacaATTAATAAGACAAGAAATATAAGTATTCTCTAcgcatttttattttctaaatatgtTATGTGATTTGtgaattttcttaaaatatcaTTGTActctgtttatatatatatatatatatatatatatatatatatatatatatatatatatatatatatatatatatatatatatatatatatatataaacagcACCGCTATATAGCTTCGCCAATATTCAGCTTATTTGTGATTTTACTTGGTCACTGCTTCAATTTTCATTTGCCtatatatattatcattttcgtccattaaataattttaattatttgaaaattttcagTTGATTTGTCAAgttgtaaaattttaattatttagatATGATTAtaagttttaaaacaataaagTTTGAAtggttatttttaaattatgtttttgaCGCAAAGTTTGAATGGTTATTCTTAAAGGACAAAcagatttttattattaattggaattttagatttttttttttcttattgtgATATTTTACATTGTTGAATAATCttatttaatttggtttaaatCCTCACAATTTTatccttaatatttttttgagcaAATCCTTAATTAAAAAGCACCGGATTGAAGTGTGAGAAATTATGACTCTTAATTGTTTTTGTTCCTATTATTGATGAAACTCTTTGGTGTATGGGGTACAAATCATATAGATTTGGTAAGATTTAATTTGAAAGCGATGTCAACTGAAGCTATTCAAAATCAAGTTTAGTAGACctcggaatttagtttaattgtgtTATCGTGTGTAAACTTTGAAGTGAAGTTTGTTAGAAGACAAGTGAATATGATTGCTCATAGGGGTGTTCGCGGTGTGGTTtcgttcggttttgagcataaaagttaTCCTAACCGCgaaataaaaatgcatgcggtttggtttggttggtttttaaaaagtcatccaaaccaatgTAGTTAGGgttggttcggtttgtgcggtttatcacgatataaaaaatatgacaatattttcaacttgttacaaaataaacataagaaattttaatttattttattgtttacatgatacaatatgcatatacttaaattgcatatacataataacttatttttaataccaacagTATAGTTCTCGATCgcgtgaaatgatatgttttgacaTCCTATTattttatggactcaatttgggttgattgTTAATAGTTGATAGAGataagttaagtattgcgggttggtttggttcagttttttgaaatgaaaaccgcaaaccaaaccaaaccgtgtggtttggaagaaaaatgatccgTGCGGTTAAAACTAAATGCGGTTTTTTGCAGTTTGGATTGGTTCGATTTCGGTTTTACTTTTGAATTAGTTCGGATACGACCACACTTAATTGCTCATACGGTCAATTTTTTGGCTAGTTTTCATTGATTTATTACTTTATATGTTGAAAGTTTACCAGTTAATCAAAATGAACTAAGTTTAAGCCAGTGATAAAAGATTTAGGtagtatgataaaaaaaaaagcactaaATTTgcttgattaaaaaataaaaataaaaactctggTGTCCTTCTCCAGACATTGCGAATGGTCTAAATGAACAATAAAGTTGTgcaaaaaagagagaaaataatgGTAAGAGGTTATGGGAGGGCAATTCCATAAATGGCGGTGTATGGCTGAAATCCATGGTGGTTGACTGGTTGTGTATGCAAGTACAATGATGTCTCATTCTTAACCTCATACCATCTCAAAGTGTGTACAAATACACAACAATCATCATTGGTTATGATCACCGCCATAAATTCCAACCATATACACCAGTACACCACCACTACTTTGTAATGGAAAATCattcaatataaaaaacaagtcAGCGTGAAaatcatccaaatatttttactaaaacacTATGTGTGTACGTAGTATGTATATGTATACGATTTTGATCCAAAAAGTGAAGagttattattagtattattatgtAGTACAAAGatgaaccaaaaaaaattatatagtacATATCATACCAACTTCTACAAGAGCAGCATGAGGGATTTTGAGAGCAACGGGAGGTTCCCTGccatttttttcaaagaaacgGAAAACCATTATTAAGAATCTCTTGAGGTAGTTTGAGCCATCACAAACCACTAAATGTGACTGTCCCAAGAAATAGGCACTTCCACTCTCCCTTGCATCAATTAGTTCCAACAGCTCCTTCCTCACAGATTCTTCCATTTTAGGAGTACTACTTGCTGGTGGCAACATGAacctaactttttttcttttcttgcaaGAGCTACTACTACTCGCCAACAACTTATCATCACTTTCATCATCGATTACCACTACCGGGCTAATCTGAGCTTCATTAATAATGCTCACTTCGTTGCATGTTTCATTCATTAAAGGCACTAAAGCCTTACCATCTCCTCGTGATGATGAATTTCCTACTATCATCATTCTTTCTTCTGCTGAAACCATTGATTCAATGTCACTCATCTGTTCAATGGAAATGAATTCTCCTATAGCACCGATAATTTTCTCCTCGAAATCACCCGTGTCCCTGATATTATTATCGCAATATCCATATCTGACAATGCAACGATATATTTTATAATCTTTTGGTCCAATCCTTCCTATCAGGTACCTTTCACATTCCGGAACATGAGGCACCGCCATAGACTTGAAGGACACCATGATCAACACTTGATGAAATGCAGGAAGATTTGTAATAAAATGCGAAAAGAAAGCTGGGATTCCTGCTACTATGTCGGTGTAAATGAAGCCAATTCCAGCTACCCTTGAAATGCCAAGGCCTGGACTAACATCTATTAGCCATTCAGTTGACACCTTGTTTTGCAAATCAAACTCATACTTCTTCACTGTTCCATAATGCCATGAAAGCATGACTGTCATCGACACTACCAAAAGGACAAGTAGATACCAAGCGCCCTTGTGAAACTGCAGCATACATGCTGAAAGATATGCAACCTCAACAAGGCCAAAACATACCAGAAAGCATGCTGATATCATCAAATTCTTCTCCCAATACAAAGCAATGATTAGTGACATCAGACTAGTTGTCACCAGCATTCCACATATTATAGCCAAACCTGCCACAAATTGTGAGCTTAATTAATTACGCTATTTTGATTTTATCATCATAAACGAATGAATGTGCTAACTGAATGGTACACAAGTTTCATATAACCATCCTTAATTTAATCAAATCACAAGTGCAGTATCACACATATGATTGCCTTGTGCTTACTGGTAATATTAAGCGTCACTTCTTTTATCTGCCCTCCCTGTTTAGTTTACCAACTCTTCATTTTCTTAAGAATCAACCCCCTTCATAAATTAACGACTTGGATTTTCCGATTTAATACAAAAATGGGAGCTACTTTGTTAATTAATAACTCgagaaaaattattaattaattccTACCACAAATTAAAGTCTAAGAGAAATGAAAAACTGGCATACTTGTTGCGTTGCCAATCTTCACCAAGTCTCTGAAACCAACCGTGACAGATAGACTGAAAATCATCAATAACCAGTTGACATCTGGGATGTAAACCTGGCCGTGTATCGTTTTTGATGTGTGAATGACTTTCACTCTAGGAAAACAATTTAGTGCAAGACACTGGTTAATGATGGAGAAGCTCGCTGTTATAGTTGCTTGGCTTCCGACAGCCGAAGAAAGTAGGGATAATACTATGAATATATATTTGGAATGACCTGCAGTAACAATTACTTTAGCAAAgcaatgaaaaaatatatagtatcATCGAAATAAAGGGTGGCATGGCATGCACTGGACCAACTTACTTGGCACGGATTGACTAAGATGATTAAAATCTAGAGCGTGCAAATTTTTAGAGATATACGCAGCCTGACCCGCATAGCATATCACAAGAAGCGGATAGATCAAGCAAATAAATGTAATCTGCAAATAACAGGCACATGCATGATGCACAATGTACTAATAGTTTTGGATTACAATCAATTTACTTGAACAAGTTACACATTATACTAATACCTTGATTGATTTCTTGGAAAAATGGCCTAGGCCTGCAAACATTGCCTCTGATCCTGCAAAATAGTACAGCATGATATCAATTAACCAAAATAATTATGAGTTCTAACAATCACTTGGTgatcattttttgtttataaaatagaCAACTGACAAATCCCACCTGCTGCACATAAAATGACGCTCCCTAACAACCTCCATCTGCCGGCATCAACATTCCTCATGAATTTGAACAAGTATAGTGGGGATATTTTATAGATAATTTTAACATCCCAGCGGAATATATTATATGCGCCCACCACACCAACAAACAAAAGCCAAACAGCAATAATTGGAGCAAACATGAACCCAATTTTATGTGTACCGCAAGGCTGCAGTACGAAAAGGCCAATCAA
This portion of the Trifolium pratense cultivar HEN17-A07 linkage group LG3, ARS_RC_1.1, whole genome shotgun sequence genome encodes:
- the LOC123914072 gene encoding UV-B-induced protein At3g17800, chloroplastic-like isoform X1; translated protein: MDVAATTVVLPSIVLGRPTNGSRFASLKQLCTSIPIIPRQGHSHVRIAAAAASANRRRRRRRRRGAGFVVRASSSPDSSHTNDNTNNNNNVVAPLQFQSPIGQFLSQILINHPHLVPAAVDQQLHQLQSDRDADQQTQDHPSPTTPPTTDLVLYRRIAEVKANERRTALEEILYTLVVQKFMDANISLIPSITPDPSGRVDSWSNQDHAKLERLHSLQAYEMIQNHLSLILGNRAGGDLSSVAQISKLRVGQVYAASVMYGYFLKRIDQRFQLEKSMKLLLNAADETSVRQTSIHDAGPGSSEVDISQGTSHPEVSTWPGGDISPGGFGYGIKPTTLRNYVMSFDGDTLQRYATIRSREAVSIIEKHTEALFGRPEMALTPEGAIDYSKDENIKISFGGLRRLVLEAVTFGCFLWDVESYVDSRYHFVLN
- the LOC123915725 gene encoding potassium transporter 25-like, which codes for MASSPPPPPAAAHHYSMNNKTWKQTILLSFQIVGVVYGQLSTAPLYVFSTMRVKDLESEEVVYELFSFIFWTLTTISLIKYALIVLKADDKGEGGTFALYSLLCRNAKVGLLPCDKTANDVILFEEETTNPFSKIINSDSRARRAIEKHKSIHYLILFLALFGSCMTIGAAVLTPALSVLSASCGVQRSLSEMASLFSSSHHTQDSVSNVLQKYVPVPSACVILIGLFVLQPCGTHKIGFMFAPIIAVWLLFVGVVGAYNIFRWDVKIIYKISPLYLFKFMRNVDAGRWRLLGSVILCAAGSEAMFAGLGHFSKKSIKITFICLIYPLLVICYAGQAAYISKNLHALDFNHLSQSVPSHSKYIFIVLSLLSSAVGSQATITASFSIINQCLALNCFPRVKVIHTSKTIHGQVYIPDVNWLLMIFSLSVTVGFRDLVKIGNATSLAIICGMLVTTSLMSLIIALYWEKNLMISACFLVCFGLVEVAYLSACMLQFHKGAWYLLVLLVVSMTVMLSWHYGTVKKYEFDLQNKVSTEWLIDVSPGLGISRVAGIGFIYTDIVAGIPAFFSHFITNLPAFHQVLIMVSFKSMAVPHVPECERYLIGRIGPKDYKIYRCIVRYGYCDNNIRDTGDFEEKIIGAIGEFISIEQMSDIESMVSAEERMMIVGNSSSRGDGKALVPLMNETCNEVSIINEAQISPVVVIDDESDDKLLASSSSSCKKRKKVRFMLPPASSTPKMEESVRKELLELIDARESGSAYFLGQSHLVVCDGSNYLKRFLIMVFRFFEKNGREPPVALKIPHAALVEVGMICTI
- the LOC123914073 gene encoding purple acid phosphatase 3-like — its product is MGDLGGTSSLSPLCLWILVFVGVAVVCVTVNVSADELQRLEHPAAVNKADTSSLSFLVIGDWGRKGTYNQSRVAFQMGRVGDKLNIDFVVSTGDNFYDEGLTGIHDPAFQYSFSDIYTANSLKKQWYNVLGNHDYRGDVEAQLNPFLHNIDHRWFCQRSFILHTEIAEFFFVDTTPFVDKYFLKPKDHKYDWRGVLPRDKYLSNLLKGLETALRNSTAKWKIVVGHHPVRSIGHHGDTKELLTHLLPILEANNVDMYLNGHDHCLEHISCTSSQIQFLTSGGGSKAWKGDIDKNGKDGVKFYYDGQGFMSVEFEQMNAKVVYYDIFGNILHVLNLSKGLHYVI
- the LOC123914072 gene encoding UV-B-induced protein At3g17800, chloroplastic-like isoform X2 translates to MDVAATTVVLPSIVLGRPTNGSRFASLKLCTSIPIIPRQGHSHVRIAAAAASANRRRRRRRRRGAGFVVRASSSPDSSHTNDNTNNNNNVVAPLQFQSPIGQFLSQILINHPHLVPAAVDQQLHQLQSDRDADQQTQDHPSPTTPPTTDLVLYRRIAEVKANERRTALEEILYTLVVQKFMDANISLIPSITPDPSGRVDSWSNQDHAKLERLHSLQAYEMIQNHLSLILGNRAGGDLSSVAQISKLRVGQVYAASVMYGYFLKRIDQRFQLEKSMKLLLNAADETSVRQTSIHDAGPGSSEVDISQGTSHPEVSTWPGGDISPGGFGYGIKPTTLRNYVMSFDGDTLQRYATIRSREAVSIIEKHTEALFGRPEMALTPEGAIDYSKDENIKISFGGLRRLVLEAVTFGCFLWDVESYVDSRYHFVLN